One region of Planctomycetia bacterium genomic DNA includes:
- a CDS encoding threonylcarbamoyl-AMP synthase, with product MQTQVLAVNPDHPEPEIIQKAVEILRKGGLVAFPTETVYGIGANALDAEAAQGIFNAKGRPAKNPLIVHVSHAEAVHQVAQTWPEDAARLADRFWPGPMTLVLPKKSCVPATVTGGGPTVAVRVPAHPVAQALLHAVELPIAAPSANRSSRLSPTEAKHVLRDLEGRLPLVLDGGPTTRGIESTVIDLTEAKPRLLRPGFIGVQVIEQILGKPVDRYQPLVVSPEQPQLSPGLLEKHYSPYTPLELTENNDEGRIRVEELIREGHRIGWVPLGNRDAFAPSTKVIVMPLPPEPITYSHKFYATLHTLDLLSPHRIIVTLPPDSVEWMAIRDRLLRASQQNQ from the coding sequence ATGCAGACCCAAGTCCTTGCAGTTAATCCCGATCATCCTGAACCTGAGATCATTCAGAAAGCAGTAGAAATCCTGCGCAAAGGCGGGCTGGTTGCTTTCCCCACTGAAACCGTGTATGGCATCGGTGCCAACGCCCTCGATGCTGAAGCAGCTCAAGGCATTTTCAATGCCAAAGGCAGGCCTGCCAAGAATCCACTGATCGTACACGTTTCCCATGCGGAGGCAGTTCATCAAGTGGCACAAACCTGGCCCGAAGATGCTGCCCGATTAGCTGACCGTTTCTGGCCCGGCCCCATGACGCTGGTACTTCCAAAAAAATCATGTGTGCCTGCAACAGTAACTGGCGGAGGCCCCACGGTTGCGGTTCGTGTGCCTGCACACCCTGTCGCACAAGCCCTGCTACATGCGGTTGAACTTCCCATTGCTGCCCCGAGTGCCAATCGCTCCAGCCGGTTATCTCCCACTGAAGCGAAACACGTGCTTCGTGATCTGGAGGGACGATTGCCACTGGTTCTCGATGGCGGGCCAACCACCCGTGGAATTGAATCGACAGTCATCGACCTGACAGAAGCGAAACCGCGACTTCTTCGACCAGGCTTTATTGGCGTTCAGGTAATTGAACAGATCTTAGGCAAACCAGTTGATCGTTACCAACCCCTTGTCGTTTCGCCTGAACAGCCTCAACTTTCACCAGGACTGCTTGAAAAGCATTATTCCCCCTACACACCCTTGGAACTGACAGAGAATAACGATGAAGGTAGAATTCGTGTAGAAGAATTGATCCGGGAAGGTCACCGTATCGGCTGGGTACCATTGGGTAACCGAGATGCCTTTGCACCTTCAACTAAGGTGATTGTGATGCCTTTACCCCCAGAACCGATCACTTATTCTCATAAGTTTTATGCAACCCTGCACACGCTGGACCTGCTCAGTCCACACCGCATCATTGTTACTTTGCCCCCGGACAGTGTGGAATGGATGGCAATTCGCGACAGGCTTTTACGGGCATCTCAGCAGAATCAGTAA
- a CDS encoding tRNA (cytidine(34)-2'-O)-methyltransferase: protein MLHVALVEPDIAPNVGTIARLCAATDVRLHLIGRLGFRLTDKALRRAGLDYWQHVDLEQHVDWDSFRDRYASLRCFALSAHASSRYTDVQYQPADCLVFGSESQGLPERLLSGEQSIPSCTIPMPSGKVRCLNVAVSVGIVLFEALRQIRQDR from the coding sequence ATCCTGCATGTAGCACTGGTAGAACCGGATATTGCACCCAATGTCGGAACCATTGCAAGACTCTGCGCCGCTACGGATGTCAGACTTCACCTGATTGGCAGACTCGGGTTCAGATTAACAGATAAGGCACTCCGCCGAGCCGGTCTGGATTACTGGCAGCATGTTGATCTGGAGCAACATGTTGATTGGGATTCATTCAGAGATCGCTATGCATCGCTTCGCTGCTTTGCACTGAGTGCTCATGCCAGCAGTAGGTACACCGATGTTCAGTATCAGCCTGCAGACTGTCTGGTTTTTGGCAGTGAATCACAGGGTTTGCCAGAGAGGCTGCTGTCAGGTGAACAATCGATTCCCAGTTGCACCATACCAATGCCCAGTGGAAAAGTGCGATGTTTGAATGTAGCAGTCAGTGTTGGAATCGTACTCTTCGAAGCATTGCGACAAATACGTCAAGATAGGTAG
- a CDS encoding DNA translocase FtsK: protein MKVTRRYLMELAGALLLIVWMGAVLSIASFNPQDPVLPLAIPVHPTPHNLLSYPGAWFAAQAYHYFGWSVLPLLAAWYLVAMFMLLRKVKSSWLIRITGAQLLIPSTALLAHLFQWPLSQQWYPLSGSGGILGESLFQIIPTSTSSNLVLSATIGVFVLGTALIFDWCWPLTWSFMRKSIAWFASRKQITPMSISTRPMKPASLAGKEALPDTIPIRHPDQPRKTGKAKANPALKIVTTDEEETDVTETNEQAALPTLPLKDMPFIKKFNSSPETPENKPLSEHASDEVWKQEGEYQLPPLNVLEEPEAPPYHQPEHEQRLRDRAAKLEQVFSDFGINVRVVGINTGPVITQFEIALETGLRLSRVTSLADDLALKLKVASVRVVAPLPNKDTVGIEIPNEVRSVVKLREVIMTAGNKLSKYKIPLFLGRDTEGQPLVYDLAEMPHLLIAGRTGTGKSVCMNTIVLSMLMTRRPDQVRMIMIDPKMLEMSEYGKVPHLMHPVVNNMKKAEAILSWAVDKMDERYEILMRAKVRSIAAYNELTPEEIYKRVKPVDDDEKARIPERMPYIVLFIDEFADLMMQNRKEVEGHIIRLAQKSRAAGIHLVIATQKPTVDVVTGLIKSNLPARICFQVASRTDSRVVLDEMGAEKLLGKGDMLFLQPGTSTIVRGQGTYASDRDIAHVVSYLETDQPAYARELIQLSTAGKKRMGSGEGGSSDLMEQLRERDELYPEAVELVIREQRGSVSLLQRALGIGYGRGARLIDFMAEDGFVGPYNGSNAREVLVKHEQWEAMKSGQMAEAS, encoded by the coding sequence ATGAAAGTTACTCGTCGCTATCTGATGGAACTGGCAGGAGCCTTGCTGCTCATCGTATGGATGGGAGCTGTGCTCTCCATTGCCAGCTTCAATCCACAAGACCCGGTCCTTCCACTCGCCATACCTGTTCATCCGACTCCACACAATCTGCTGTCCTATCCAGGAGCATGGTTCGCAGCTCAGGCTTACCATTACTTTGGATGGTCGGTATTGCCTCTGCTTGCAGCGTGGTATCTCGTTGCCATGTTCATGCTTTTGCGAAAAGTGAAGAGTTCCTGGCTGATTCGCATTACTGGCGCCCAGCTACTGATTCCGAGTACTGCGTTACTGGCACACCTGTTTCAGTGGCCATTAAGCCAGCAGTGGTATCCTCTGAGTGGTTCTGGAGGAATTCTGGGCGAGTCACTGTTCCAGATCATCCCCACTTCAACCTCCAGCAACCTTGTCTTATCTGCAACCATTGGAGTATTTGTTCTCGGAACGGCACTGATTTTCGACTGGTGCTGGCCTCTAACGTGGAGTTTCATGCGCAAATCCATTGCCTGGTTTGCGTCACGAAAACAGATTACCCCCATGAGCATCAGCACTCGTCCTATGAAGCCTGCATCACTGGCAGGCAAGGAAGCATTACCAGATACCATCCCCATCAGACACCCGGATCAGCCTCGAAAAACAGGCAAAGCCAAGGCAAACCCTGCATTGAAAATCGTGACCACTGATGAGGAAGAAACCGATGTCACTGAAACGAATGAGCAGGCAGCCCTACCAACGCTCCCACTGAAAGATATGCCCTTTATCAAGAAATTTAACTCCAGTCCGGAGACACCAGAAAACAAACCTCTTTCTGAACACGCATCCGATGAAGTCTGGAAGCAGGAAGGCGAATATCAACTGCCTCCTCTGAATGTACTGGAAGAACCCGAAGCACCACCCTATCACCAGCCGGAACATGAACAGAGACTGCGTGACCGGGCAGCCAAGCTGGAACAGGTGTTCTCTGATTTCGGTATCAACGTTCGCGTAGTAGGCATTAACACCGGCCCTGTCATTACCCAGTTTGAAATCGCATTGGAAACTGGCTTACGTCTGAGCCGAGTTACCAGCCTGGCTGATGATCTTGCACTCAAGCTCAAGGTGGCTTCCGTGCGTGTGGTAGCCCCGCTTCCCAACAAAGACACCGTTGGCATTGAAATTCCCAATGAAGTACGTTCCGTTGTCAAACTGCGTGAAGTGATCATGACAGCTGGCAACAAACTGAGCAAATACAAGATACCACTGTTCCTTGGTCGCGATACCGAAGGTCAACCGCTAGTCTACGACCTGGCTGAAATGCCTCACTTGCTGATTGCCGGCCGCACGGGTACCGGCAAAAGCGTGTGTATGAATACCATTGTGCTCAGCATGCTGATGACTCGTCGGCCTGATCAAGTCCGCATGATCATGATCGATCCGAAGATGCTTGAAATGAGCGAGTATGGCAAAGTGCCACACCTGATGCACCCGGTTGTCAACAACATGAAGAAGGCAGAAGCCATTCTTTCCTGGGCCGTTGACAAGATGGATGAACGCTACGAAATTCTGATGCGGGCCAAGGTACGCAGCATTGCCGCTTACAACGAACTGACACCCGAAGAAATCTACAAGCGTGTCAAACCGGTCGATGATGATGAGAAGGCACGCATCCCTGAACGCATGCCTTACATTGTGTTGTTCATCGATGAATTTGCTGATCTGATGATGCAGAACCGCAAGGAAGTGGAAGGGCACATCATCCGACTGGCACAAAAGTCGCGTGCCGCAGGTATTCACCTGGTAATCGCAACGCAGAAGCCGACAGTAGACGTGGTCACAGGCCTGATCAAATCGAACTTGCCTGCCCGTATCTGTTTCCAGGTAGCCAGCCGAACGGATAGCCGTGTGGTACTCGATGAAATGGGCGCTGAAAAACTGCTGGGCAAGGGGGACATGCTTTTCCTGCAGCCAGGCACCAGCACTATTGTCCGAGGCCAGGGAACCTATGCCAGCGACAGGGACATTGCCCATGTTGTCAGTTACCTTGAGACTGACCAGCCTGCTTACGCTCGTGAACTGATTCAACTCAGCACTGCAGGCAAGAAACGAATGGGCAGCGGCGAAGGTGGTTCCAGCGATCTGATGGAACAACTCCGAGAACGCGACGAACTCTATCCCGAAGCTGTTGAACTGGTGATTCGTGAACAGCGAGGCTCAGTATCGCTGTTGCAACGCGCTCTGGGCATTGGCTATGGGCGTGGTGCCAGGCTGATTGACTTCATGGCGGAAGATGGATTCGTTGGCCCCTATAACGGCTCCAATGCCCGTGAAGTTCTGGTGAAACACGAACAATGGGAAGCCATGAAATCAGGCCAGATGGCAGAAGCCTCGTAA